The proteins below are encoded in one region of Roseofilum reptotaenium CS-1145:
- a CDS encoding GNAT family N-acetyltransferase: protein MTIQTKRLILRPQKPKDYQSWYVALSERLPQQYPYDEGQINLDDYDANRFADICNSHQEQAFNDYAYIWGVFCRQTNQHLGNLDLSTIQREEKQWANLGYSIHNQHWGQGFGKESVRAAVIAGFEQLGYHRIEAAINLDNYPSIALVESIGLQKECIRYGFYYENDQWVDHVIYVAFPRDFGLDEKPPTSL from the coding sequence CTGACGATCCAGACTAAACGCCTTATCCTACGTCCTCAAAAACCTAAGGACTATCAATCTTGGTATGTTGCGTTATCAGAACGACTGCCTCAGCAGTACCCATATGACGAAGGACAGATTAATTTAGATGACTATGATGCTAACCGTTTTGCCGATATATGTAATAGCCATCAGGAACAAGCTTTCAATGATTACGCATATATTTGGGGCGTATTTTGTCGGCAAACGAATCAACATCTGGGTAACCTTGACTTATCTACTATTCAACGAGAGGAAAAACAGTGGGCTAACTTGGGCTACAGTATCCATAATCAACACTGGGGACAAGGATTTGGGAAAGAATCTGTAAGAGCTGCCGTTATTGCTGGGTTTGAGCAGCTTGGGTATCATCGTATCGAAGCCGCTATCAATCTTGATAATTATCCTTCGATTGCACTCGTTGAAAGTATTGGCTTGCAGAAAGAGTGTATTCGTTATGGCTTTTATTACGAAAACGATCAATGGGTCGATCATGTAATTTATGTAGCATTCCCTAGGGATTTCGGGCTGGATGAAAAGCCACCAACCTCCTTATGA
- the gshB gene encoding glutathione synthase, producing MDFAFIIDPIHHLDPCHDTSVAMMEAAQKLGHQVWITEAQDLEVRSGKAWAKLSPLHLTPVELKEDHWVATHPWFQVENPVIRPLEEMDAVFMRTDPPVTISYLYATYILDYVDPQKTLVLNNPKALRNANEKMYALQFPKLIPETQVTADKTTIRKFVQTHGKAIMKPLGGKAGEGILILEPGDRNFNSLIELSTQNGTLPVMVQQFLPAAKDGDKRIILLNGEPIGAVNRVSRTEEFRNNMAVGGDVEKTEITDREQEICSQLAPILQKNALYFVGLDVIGGYLTEINVTSPTGIREIDRLNDVRLGEEVIAWLSDYVKFSL from the coding sequence ATGGATTTTGCCTTTATTATTGACCCCATTCACCACCTCGATCCTTGCCATGATACCAGTGTGGCGATGATGGAAGCCGCTCAAAAACTAGGCCATCAGGTTTGGATTACTGAAGCTCAAGACTTAGAAGTCAGATCCGGTAAAGCTTGGGCAAAACTGTCTCCGCTTCACTTAACCCCAGTCGAATTAAAAGAAGACCATTGGGTAGCTACCCATCCCTGGTTTCAAGTCGAAAACCCAGTTATTCGCCCCCTAGAAGAGATGGATGCGGTGTTTATGCGCACCGATCCACCGGTGACGATTTCCTATTTATATGCCACCTATATTTTAGATTATGTTGACCCGCAAAAAACTCTGGTGTTGAATAATCCCAAAGCCTTGCGCAATGCCAATGAAAAAATGTATGCGCTCCAGTTTCCCAAATTGATCCCCGAAACCCAGGTAACAGCAGATAAAACCACCATTCGCAAGTTTGTCCAAACTCACGGAAAAGCAATCATGAAACCCCTGGGAGGCAAAGCCGGGGAAGGAATTCTGATATTGGAGCCTGGCGATCGCAATTTCAACTCCCTCATTGAACTCAGTACCCAAAACGGGACATTACCGGTGATGGTACAGCAATTTTTACCCGCAGCCAAGGACGGAGATAAACGAATTATTCTCCTCAATGGAGAGCCAATTGGTGCAGTCAATCGGGTGTCCAGAACTGAAGAATTCCGCAATAATATGGCCGTTGGTGGAGACGTAGAAAAAACAGAAATCACCGACCGAGAACAAGAGATTTGTTCCCAATTAGCCCCAATTTTACAGAAAAATGCCCTCTATTTTGTTGGCTTAGATGTCATTGGTGGCTATTTGACGGAAATTAATGTCACCAGTCCCACTGGTATTCGCGAAATTGACCGCTTAAATGACGTGCGCTTAGGAGAAGAAGTGATTGCTTGGTTGAGCGATTATGTGAAGTTTAGTTTATAA
- the plsY gene encoding glycerol-3-phosphate 1-O-acyltransferase PlsY gives MRTLDKVDRERGEGMQWAIAVGVLIGAYLLGSIPTGYWLTKALKGIDIRESGSGSTGATNVLRTVGKGAALTVLLVDVLKGVAAIFLVRFAYQWGWLTSTSLTSTSLSELQDGIVVLAGFLALFGHSLSVWLIWNQPEGKSLSKGGKSAATSLGVLLALYWPVGLLTFAVFGSVIGITRIVSLGSMSAAIAVSALMAAFHQPLAYEIFGIIGGLYVIWRHRSNIERLLAGTEPKIGTSAPLSDSQINPKVSEPSN, from the coding sequence ATGAGAACGTTAGATAAAGTAGATCGAGAAAGAGGTGAAGGTATGCAATGGGCAATCGCCGTTGGTGTCTTGATTGGGGCTTATTTATTGGGTTCTATTCCGACAGGATATTGGTTAACCAAAGCCCTCAAAGGCATTGATATTCGCGAGTCGGGTTCGGGTTCCACCGGTGCAACCAATGTGTTGCGAACAGTAGGCAAAGGTGCGGCGTTAACCGTGCTATTGGTGGACGTTCTTAAAGGAGTAGCAGCCATTTTTCTGGTGCGCTTTGCCTATCAATGGGGTTGGCTCACTTCGACTTCGCTCACTTCGACTTCGCTCAGTGAGCTACAAGATGGGATAGTGGTGTTAGCCGGATTTTTAGCCCTGTTTGGCCATAGTTTATCGGTTTGGTTAATTTGGAATCAACCCGAAGGAAAATCCTTAAGTAAAGGAGGAAAATCGGCCGCCACCAGTTTAGGGGTATTGTTAGCTTTATATTGGCCGGTGGGTTTGCTCACCTTTGCCGTGTTTGGCAGCGTCATCGGCATTACCCGAATTGTATCACTCGGCTCGATGAGTGCGGCGATCGCCGTTTCTGCCCTCATGGCAGCTTTCCACCAACCCCTCGCCTATGAAATCTTTGGCATTATCGGCGGCTTATACGTCATTTGGCGACACCGCAGCAATATCGAACGCCTCTTAGCCGGAACCGAACCCAAAATCGGCACTTCGGCTCCGCTCAGTGACTCCCAAATTAACCCCAAAGTCTCCGAACCCTCCAACTAA